The following are encoded in a window of Calderihabitans maritimus genomic DNA:
- the prpE gene encoding propionate--CoA ligase, giving the protein MSSYQEVYQKSVEKPEEFWAEAASKLHWYKKWEKVLDDSNAPFYRWFVGGKTNLCYNAVDRHALGSKRGQAAIIWESPETGQSRILTYYQLYKEVNRFAGVLKNLGVGKGDRVLIYLPMVVEAAIAMLACVRIGAIHSVVFAGFSYNALADRIDDAQPKVVLLADAGHRNGKPVPLKGIVDKALETAKHKVDHCIILNRGIAEFDTVPGRDLDWETALAEKGENYVEPEEMDSTDPSYILYTSGTTGKPKGVLRDTGGYMVALHNSMEQIYDVGEGDVYFSTSDIGWVVGHSYIIYAPLLKGVTTIIYEGTPIYPDPSIWWQVVEKYGVTHVFSAPTAMRILRKYPEEHLKSRDVSSLKYLFLAGEPLDDSTWKWASDALGVKVIDHYWQTETGWPILSNMPGVEALPIKPGSPTKPVVGYKLKVVDANGDPVPKGQKGFLVVEPPLPPGNLMTIWGDDARYKNSYFGFFQDKLLYMTGDYGIEDEDGYFWVLGRADEVINVAGHRLGTREVEEVISSHPAVAEGMAIGVKDEVKGQAIICLVVLKEGREPSEEISKAIINLVREKIGPVATPKEVKFVKMLPKTRSGKIMRRVIKAVAEGEQIGDLSTLEDGASIEEVKKAIESMKAQLG; this is encoded by the coding sequence TTGTCCAGCTATCAGGAGGTCTACCAGAAGTCGGTAGAAAAACCCGAGGAGTTTTGGGCAGAAGCTGCTAGCAAGCTACATTGGTATAAAAAGTGGGAAAAAGTGTTGGATGACTCCAATGCTCCTTTTTACCGCTGGTTTGTCGGGGGCAAAACTAACCTTTGTTATAATGCCGTGGACCGGCACGCCCTGGGCTCGAAGCGAGGACAGGCCGCCATCATCTGGGAAAGTCCCGAAACCGGACAGTCCCGTATCCTGACTTATTACCAGCTTTACAAAGAGGTAAATCGTTTCGCCGGCGTTTTGAAGAACCTGGGAGTAGGTAAAGGAGACCGGGTGCTTATTTACTTACCCATGGTAGTGGAAGCAGCCATCGCCATGCTGGCCTGTGTCAGAATAGGGGCCATTCATTCGGTGGTGTTTGCCGGATTCAGTTATAACGCCCTGGCCGACCGTATCGACGATGCCCAGCCGAAAGTGGTGCTGCTGGCCGACGCCGGCCATAGGAATGGTAAGCCTGTACCCCTGAAAGGTATCGTTGACAAGGCTCTTGAAACCGCTAAACATAAAGTAGACCACTGTATTATCCTCAACCGGGGCATTGCTGAATTTGACACGGTACCGGGTCGCGATTTGGACTGGGAAACCGCATTGGCCGAAAAAGGTGAAAATTATGTGGAACCGGAGGAAATGGATAGTACTGACCCCTCTTACATCTTATATACTTCCGGTACTACCGGCAAGCCCAAGGGCGTTCTAAGAGATACCGGCGGATATATGGTAGCGCTACATAACTCCATGGAGCAAATTTACGATGTCGGCGAGGGAGATGTTTACTTCTCCACCTCAGACATCGGGTGGGTAGTCGGACATTCATATATTATTTATGCTCCACTATTAAAAGGAGTTACCACTATTATCTATGAGGGAACGCCTATTTACCCTGATCCGTCCATTTGGTGGCAGGTAGTGGAAAAGTACGGTGTAACCCATGTCTTCAGTGCTCCTACCGCCATGCGTATATTACGTAAATATCCCGAAGAGCATTTGAAGTCCAGAGATGTAAGTTCTTTAAAATACCTGTTCCTGGCCGGGGAACCACTGGATGATTCCACCTGGAAGTGGGCTTCTGACGCTCTGGGAGTGAAGGTTATTGACCACTACTGGCAGACGGAAACCGGCTGGCCGATACTTTCCAACATGCCGGGAGTAGAAGCACTGCCCATTAAGCCGGGCTCTCCCACCAAGCCGGTGGTAGGGTACAAATTGAAGGTAGTGGACGCCAACGGAGATCCAGTACCTAAAGGACAAAAAGGCTTCCTCGTCGTTGAACCGCCGCTTCCTCCGGGGAACTTAATGACCATATGGGGAGACGACGCTCGCTACAAAAACTCCTATTTCGGCTTTTTCCAGGATAAACTTCTCTATATGACCGGCGACTATGGCATCGAAGACGAAGACGGCTACTTCTGGGTCTTGGGACGAGCCGACGAGGTAATTAACGTGGCTGGTCACCGGTTAGGTACCCGGGAAGTAGAGGAAGTTATATCTTCCCATCCTGCTGTAGCAGAAGGTATGGCTATCGGAGTGAAAGACGAGGTTAAGGGGCAGGCTATCATCTGTCTGGTAGTGCTGAAAGAAGGTCGGGAACCCAGTGAAGAGATCTCTAAAGCCATTATTAATTTAGTCCGCGAAAAAATAGGTCCAGTTGCCACTCCCAAAGAGGTCAAGTTTGTTAAGATGTTACCCAAAACCCGAAGCGGCAAGATCATGCGCCGGGTGATCAAGGCGGTAGCTGAGGGAGAACAAATAGGAGATCTCAGCACCCTGGAAGACGGTGCCAGCATTGAAGAAGTAAAGAAAGCCATCGAAAGCATGAAAGCCCAGCTAGGTTAG